In Crinalium epipsammum PCC 9333, the following are encoded in one genomic region:
- a CDS encoding AI-2E family transporter, which yields MLERRTSITLANILLIVVTGLLLVLLWQLRSLLVILMIAVVLAAALAPVVDSADRWNIPRWLTVLGVYLALIAGLTGFGVLIGPPVVTQIERLIRQLPFYLELLRGLAENLAVRLGMTQPQLIRQIFDIQGLSSWLIGSSQQLLVRSYGLTRGLLGGLFSLLLALIVSGYMLAGSENLINGLVSLFPQPWDKRLADQVEPMSRRMGNFIQGRVLVSAILGVVITIGLSFLGLSEFALALGAIAGFTNLIPFVGPILGAVPALVVAVSLGGWTFLWVLLLFVVIQNVETYVLDPLLVGPSVKIHPLYQLLAVLGGTQVLGIVGALIVPPWVAGAAVLLENLYLKPKMFAEQQTKLVDSTQTEILTTVPNNSPTFNKGC from the coding sequence ATGTTAGAGCGGCGCACAAGTATAACTCTGGCTAACATCCTGCTAATTGTAGTCACCGGATTGCTACTGGTGTTGCTATGGCAGTTGCGAAGTCTGCTAGTAATTCTGATGATTGCAGTAGTGTTAGCGGCTGCCCTAGCCCCTGTGGTGGACTCGGCTGACCGTTGGAATATCCCCCGTTGGTTAACAGTTTTGGGTGTTTACTTAGCTTTAATAGCTGGGTTAACTGGCTTCGGAGTGTTAATTGGTCCGCCAGTAGTTACACAAATTGAGCGTTTAATCCGTCAGTTGCCTTTCTATTTGGAATTACTAAGGGGTTTGGCAGAAAATTTGGCAGTACGCTTGGGGATGACGCAGCCACAGTTAATCCGGCAAATATTTGATATTCAAGGTCTGAGCAGTTGGTTGATTGGATCGAGTCAACAATTATTAGTACGTTCTTATGGTTTGACTAGGGGGCTTTTAGGTGGCTTATTTAGCCTGCTATTAGCTTTAATTGTTTCCGGTTATATGTTGGCGGGTAGCGAGAATTTAATCAACGGTTTAGTTAGTTTGTTTCCGCAACCTTGGGATAAACGTTTGGCAGATCAGGTGGAACCGATGAGTCGCAGAATGGGTAATTTCATTCAGGGACGGGTTTTGGTTTCTGCGATTTTAGGGGTGGTGATTACTATTGGTTTAAGTTTTTTGGGTTTATCAGAGTTTGCTTTAGCTTTGGGTGCGATCGCAGGTTTTACCAATTTAATCCCATTTGTTGGCCCAATTCTCGGTGCAGTCCCGGCTTTAGTTGTGGCAGTTTCTTTGGGAGGCTGGACATTTTTGTGGGTTTTGCTGTTATTCGTAGTTATCCAAAATGTGGAAACTTATGTGCTTGATCCACTGCTTGTTGGCCCTTCTGTGAAAATACACCCGTTATATCAACTATTAGCTGTACTGGGAGGAACACAAGTTTTGGGTATTGTTGGCGCTTTAATTGTTCCCCCTTGGGTTGCGGGTGCTGCTGTGCTATTGGAGAATCTTTATTTAAAACCAAAAATGTTTGCAGAGCAACAAACCAAGTTGGTAGATTCTACCCAAACGGAAATTTTAACTACTGTGCCAAATAATTCGCCAACTTTCAATAAAGGTTGTTAA
- a CDS encoding type II toxin-antitoxin system Phd/YefM family antitoxin has protein sequence MHQVNLKQASAILADLIEEAASGEEVVITRSDGTSFKIVPLSGVGSSPKFGSARGLVKMSDDFDEPLADFEEYTP, from the coding sequence ATGCACCAAGTTAACTTAAAACAAGCATCGGCTATACTAGCAGACTTAATTGAAGAAGCTGCAAGTGGGGAAGAAGTTGTCATCACGCGCTCTGATGGAACCTCTTTTAAAATTGTGCCACTAAGCGGGGTAGGATCAAGCCCCAAATTTGGCAGTGCTAGGGGTTTAGTAAAAATGTCAGATGATTTTGATGAGCCATTAGCAGATTTTGAGGAATACACTCCATGA
- a CDS encoding mechanosensitive ion channel family protein produces the protein MSSPTKFFQKAILALTIVCLIWLPVSAQTKPTAPITLDGRQLFKVSDSGGYSAQQRAEIVDTILKQTVKTGEPYLSVDIIERNGLPVIQLEGRNLLTVTQGDTSPGITVQKQAEIWVGILKASIKKAQQQRTTAYIRNAILLSFGSVLLAIAFSWAIGWIGMYWLYPMLPKEETTEQTSPKNTGIEQGIKFLIATIRSLIWFASAIYITNLFPQTREWSRSVSDILIFTLASPMVPLGDKSYSLIQILFLIGLFIGLLILAKTLKKVLRSRVLHMTGMSRGSQETVASIANYTLISIGTLVLLQVWGLDLSSLTIFASVLGVGIGLGLQGIAKEFVSGLVIIFERPIQVGDFVEVAGKVGTVERISVRSTEILTLDQVSIFVPNSRFLESEVINWSYPSPLSRLKISVRVAYGSNLSAVKDALVDAANEHPDILSEPAPQVWFTGFGQSSLMLNLLVWITQPRKQFQIKSDLYFRIDQILRDRHVEIPFPQRELHLRNGSLPLEVSPQLQDSLTDLAQNLALWLKHQPNQVPKDSQNSSKFPDDQP, from the coding sequence GTGAGTTCCCCGACTAAATTTTTCCAGAAAGCGATCTTGGCGCTGACAATTGTTTGCTTAATATGGCTACCAGTTTCAGCCCAAACAAAACCAACTGCACCTATTACCCTTGATGGGCGGCAGTTGTTTAAAGTTAGTGATTCAGGGGGATATAGCGCCCAACAACGTGCTGAAATTGTAGATACTATCTTGAAGCAGACTGTTAAAACTGGTGAACCATATTTATCAGTAGATATTATTGAGCGTAATGGTTTACCTGTGATTCAGCTAGAGGGGCGTAATTTACTCACAGTTACTCAGGGAGATACTTCACCTGGAATAACTGTGCAAAAGCAGGCGGAAATTTGGGTAGGAATTCTAAAAGCTTCAATTAAAAAAGCTCAACAACAGCGCACCACCGCGTATATCCGCAATGCTATTTTGCTTTCATTTGGCTCTGTGCTATTAGCGATCGCATTTAGTTGGGCAATTGGCTGGATCGGGATGTACTGGCTATACCCAATGCTTCCCAAGGAAGAGACAACTGAACAGACATCCCCTAAAAATACTGGAATTGAACAAGGAATAAAGTTTCTAATTGCGACGATTCGGAGTTTGATCTGGTTTGCTAGTGCTATCTATATTACTAATTTATTTCCCCAAACACGGGAATGGAGCCGCAGCGTCAGCGACATCCTAATTTTTACTCTAGCTTCGCCGATGGTTCCCTTGGGGGACAAATCTTACTCGCTCATCCAGATTCTATTTTTAATTGGGCTGTTTATTGGTCTACTAATTTTAGCTAAAACACTTAAAAAAGTGTTGCGATCGCGTGTTCTACACATGACTGGCATGAGTCGCGGTTCCCAAGAAACCGTCGCTTCTATCGCTAACTACACTTTAATCTCGATTGGCACTTTAGTTCTTCTACAAGTTTGGGGGCTAGATCTTAGTTCTTTAACGATCTTTGCCAGTGTTTTAGGAGTCGGTATTGGATTAGGTTTACAAGGAATTGCTAAAGAATTTGTTAGTGGGTTAGTAATTATTTTTGAGCGACCAATTCAAGTAGGAGACTTTGTTGAAGTTGCTGGCAAAGTGGGAACTGTAGAGCGAATTAGTGTGCGTAGTACTGAAATTCTGACTTTAGATCAAGTATCAATTTTTGTGCCTAATTCCCGCTTTTTAGAATCAGAAGTAATTAATTGGAGTTATCCTAGTCCCTTATCACGGTTAAAGATTTCAGTCCGTGTTGCTTATGGGTCAAACTTAAGTGCTGTAAAGGATGCCTTGGTCGATGCAGCTAATGAACATCCCGATATTCTCTCTGAACCTGCGCCTCAAGTTTGGTTTACAGGGTTTGGGCAAAGTTCTTTAATGTTAAATTTGCTAGTTTGGATTACACAACCACGTAAACAGTTTCAAATTAAGAGCGATCTTTACTTTCGGATTGATCAAATTTTACGCGATCGCCATGTAGAAATTCCTTTTCCCCAGCGAGAACTACATTTACGCAACGGTAGTTTACCCTTAGAAGTTTCCCCGCAGTTGCAAGATTCCCTAACCGACTTAGCACAAAATCTTGCTCTTTGGCTGAAACATCAACCTAATCAAGTACCTAAAGATTCTCAAAACAGCAGCAAATTTCCAGATGATCAGCCATAA
- a CDS encoding M23 family metallopeptidase — MATELKRFLMKFPSLVLVASLILTLMPWKANGQEITVETKSFEEVTSTVGSDSQAFPQSTPSNNIKFDSANKNAQKKQTGAYLGTDVFPNSGYISIPVPPPVSQSAYIQLPVPPADSQVIPLSAKFIWPASGKLTSGYGRRWGRMHKGIDIAGPIGTPIVAAATGVVTKAGWVAGGYGNLVEIQHFDGSVTRYGHNSKVLVMVGQSIEQGQMIAEMGSSGRSTGPHCHFETLLPGMGAINPMINLASRSTISQVGQ; from the coding sequence ATGGCAACAGAACTTAAGAGATTTTTGATGAAATTCCCCTCCCTAGTATTGGTAGCCAGTCTGATCTTAACTTTGATGCCCTGGAAAGCTAATGGACAGGAAATCACAGTTGAAACCAAATCCTTTGAGGAAGTAACATCGACTGTAGGCTCAGATTCACAGGCATTTCCTCAATCAACGCCGTCAAATAATATCAAATTCGATTCAGCAAACAAAAATGCTCAGAAGAAACAAACAGGTGCATACTTAGGTACAGATGTATTTCCTAACTCTGGATATATTTCTATTCCTGTACCACCCCCAGTTTCACAGTCGGCATACATTCAGCTTCCTGTACCCCCCGCAGATTCACAAGTAATTCCTCTTTCGGCTAAATTTATTTGGCCCGCTTCAGGTAAGTTAACATCCGGATATGGTCGGCGTTGGGGAAGGATGCACAAAGGAATTGATATTGCTGGGCCAATTGGCACACCAATTGTGGCGGCAGCGACTGGGGTAGTAACTAAAGCTGGTTGGGTTGCTGGCGGTTATGGCAATTTAGTAGAAATTCAGCATTTTGATGGCAGTGTGACACGCTATGGTCACAACAGCAAAGTTTTAGTGATGGTTGGTCAATCTATTGAACAGGGGCAAATGATTGCAGAAATGGGGAGTTCAGGGCGTAGTACTGGGCCACACTGTCATTTTGAAACGCTGCTGCCTGGAATGGGAGCGATTAACCCAATGATTAATTTAGCTAGTCGTTCAACAATATCTCAGGTTGGGCAGTAA
- a CDS encoding alpha/beta fold hydrolase: MSNFYTWNNYRCGYAVHTSPNAINSQVPLLLIHPIGVGLSRHFWERFCSEWFKTGGSNLIYNPDLLGCGESENPRIAYTPHDWAEQLQYLLQTEIKKPVILVVQGALLPVAIALINLQKEPNLIKGLVLSGPPSWSLITKPTSTLRQKLLWNLFFDSPVGAAFYRYARTPQFLRSFSIRQLFDSVEDVDSQWIDMLLAGAANPDSRYAVFSFLAGFWRQNYAEAIANISQPTLVVMGETASGINQAGKGETPDQRLANYLKYLSAGEGIKIPGRNVLPYESTTDFVGAIAPFIQKLS, from the coding sequence ATGTCCAATTTTTACACCTGGAATAACTATCGCTGTGGCTATGCGGTACATACATCGCCTAATGCCATTAACTCCCAGGTTCCCTTGTTGTTAATACATCCTATTGGTGTGGGGTTATCTCGGCATTTTTGGGAACGCTTTTGCAGTGAATGGTTCAAAACAGGTGGCAGTAACTTAATTTATAACCCAGATCTCTTAGGCTGCGGTGAGAGTGAGAACCCCCGTATAGCTTATACTCCCCATGATTGGGCAGAGCAATTACAATACCTTTTGCAAACAGAGATAAAAAAGCCTGTAATTTTAGTGGTGCAAGGTGCTTTGTTGCCTGTTGCGATCGCCTTAATTAATCTCCAAAAAGAGCCAAACTTAATTAAAGGGCTAGTTTTAAGTGGTCCTCCCTCTTGGTCTTTAATCACTAAGCCTACAAGTACTTTACGGCAAAAATTGCTGTGGAATTTATTCTTTGATTCTCCTGTAGGCGCGGCGTTTTATCGCTATGCCCGAACACCTCAGTTTTTAAGATCCTTTTCGATCCGGCAATTGTTTGACTCAGTTGAGGATGTTGATTCACAGTGGATAGATATGCTGTTGGCAGGCGCTGCAAACCCAGATTCTCGCTATGCGGTTTTTTCCTTCTTAGCGGGGTTTTGGCGACAAAATTATGCAGAAGCGATCGCTAATATCTCTCAACCTACTTTAGTCGTTATGGGAGAAACAGCTTCCGGTATTAATCAGGCTGGGAAAGGAGAAACTCCAGATCAACGCTTGGCTAACTACCTTAAGTATCTATCAGCAGGTGAGGGAATCAAAATTCCTGGTCGCAATGTTTTACCCTACGAGTCAACGACGGATTTTGTGGGTGCGATCGCGCCTTTTATCCAAAAATTGTCCTAG
- a CDS encoding Maf family protein: MLNPTFVLASASPARRRLLQTAGIESVVKVSDFDESQVQINDPGELVQVLALRKAETVAEQFTEALILGCDSVLAVNSEIYGKPESPEQAITRWQKMRGQTGILYTGHALIDQPHNKTLVKCGITEVKFANVSDREITAYVATGEPLKCAGCFALEGKGGLFVEKLVGCHTNVIGLSLPLLRNMLIELGYTVTDFWQ, encoded by the coding sequence ATGCTTAATCCTACCTTTGTCTTAGCTTCAGCATCCCCAGCCCGTCGGCGTTTGTTACAAACGGCTGGAATTGAATCAGTAGTAAAAGTTAGTGATTTTGATGAATCACAAGTACAAATCAATGATCCAGGCGAATTAGTCCAAGTTTTAGCACTGCGGAAAGCCGAAACAGTTGCCGAACAATTTACAGAGGCATTAATACTAGGTTGTGATTCAGTATTAGCGGTTAACTCGGAAATTTATGGTAAACCTGAATCGCCAGAACAAGCGATCACACGTTGGCAAAAAATGCGCGGTCAAACTGGTATTCTCTACACAGGTCATGCCTTAATTGACCAACCACACAATAAAACTTTGGTCAAGTGTGGCATTACTGAAGTAAAATTTGCCAATGTGAGCGATCGCGAAATTACAGCCTACGTTGCAACAGGCGAACCCCTCAAATGCGCTGGCTGCTTTGCCCTCGAAGGAAAAGGCGGATTATTTGTCGAAAAACTTGTAGGTTGCCACACTAACGTTATTGGTCTTAGCCTTCCCTTACTCCGAAATATGCTGATAGAACTAGGTTATACCGTTACCGATTTTTGGCAATAA
- the aroC gene encoding chorismate synthase gives MGNTFGHLFRITTFGESHGGGVGVVIDGCPPQLEISAEEIQVELDRRRPGQSKITTPRKESDTCEILSGVFEGKTMGTPITILVRNQDTRSQDYDEMAVKYRPSHADATYDAKYGIRNWQGGGRSSARETIGRVAAGAIAKKILKIVGGVEIIGYVKRIKDLEGVVDPNLVTMEQVESNIVRCPDAECAERMIEKIEQIRREGDSIGGVVECVARNIPKGLGEPVFDKLEADLAKGVMSLPASKGFEIGSGFAGTLLTGSEHNDEFYTDENGEIRTVTNRSGGIQGGISNGENIILRVAFKPTATIRKEQRTVTLTGEETLLAGKGRHDPCVLPRAVPMVEAMVALVLCDHLLRQQGQCGVLKA, from the coding sequence ATGGGCAATACTTTTGGGCATCTGTTTCGGATCACTACATTTGGCGAATCTCACGGTGGTGGCGTGGGAGTTGTGATTGATGGTTGCCCACCGCAACTGGAAATTTCTGCTGAGGAAATTCAAGTTGAATTAGACCGTAGACGACCAGGACAAAGTAAGATTACTACGCCTAGAAAAGAATCGGATACCTGTGAAATTTTGTCTGGGGTATTCGAGGGCAAAACGATGGGAACTCCCATCACAATTTTGGTGAGAAATCAAGATACTCGCTCCCAAGATTATGATGAGATGGCGGTGAAATATCGTCCTTCCCACGCCGATGCTACTTACGATGCTAAATACGGAATTCGCAATTGGCAAGGTGGCGGTAGATCTTCGGCGAGAGAGACAATTGGCAGGGTAGCAGCAGGTGCGATCGCTAAAAAAATCCTTAAAATTGTTGGTGGTGTCGAAATTATCGGCTATGTTAAGCGTATTAAAGACCTAGAAGGCGTTGTTGACCCAAATTTGGTCACAATGGAACAAGTAGAAAGTAATATAGTCCGTTGTCCTGATGCTGAATGTGCAGAAAGGATGATTGAAAAAATCGAGCAAATACGACGGGAAGGCGACTCGATTGGTGGTGTGGTGGAATGCGTTGCAAGGAATATACCCAAAGGACTAGGCGAGCCTGTATTTGATAAACTAGAAGCAGACCTGGCTAAAGGTGTTATGTCATTACCAGCAAGTAAAGGATTTGAAATTGGCTCTGGTTTTGCTGGCACTCTGCTAACTGGCAGTGAGCATAATGATGAATTTTACACTGATGAGAACGGCGAAATTCGCACAGTAACTAATCGCTCTGGCGGTATCCAGGGAGGCATCTCTAACGGAGAAAATATTATTTTACGAGTGGCATTTAAACCTACTGCCACAATTCGTAAAGAACAGCGTACCGTTACCTTGACAGGTGAAGAAACTTTACTAGCTGGTAAAGGTCGCCACGATCCTTGCGTTCTGCCTAGAGCCGTGCCTATGGTAGAAGCAATGGTTGCTTTAGTACTGTGCGATCATCTGTTACGGCAACAGGGTCAATGTGGTGTATTAAAGGCTTGA
- a CDS encoding MBL fold metallo-hydrolase: protein MEINPDSEFVVQFWGVRGSIPCPGNETVRYGGNTSCVEMRVGGKRLIFDGGTGLRVLGRSIEQQQPLEAYMFFTHYHWDHIQGVPFFSPAFIPGNLLHIHGLLPPGIESMQQHFWDNVLHIDSLIPEPQIKADLKFYELTYGDIFNIDDITIETAALNHPNGAIGYRVTWQGHSVFYCTDTEHLPDRMDENVLYLAREADVLIYDSMYTDDEYQNPKSPKVGWGHSTWQQALKIAEVANVKQPVIFHHEPNHNDEFMDKLQSEVLAVCPTAVLAREGLILKVV from the coding sequence ATGGAAATAAATCCTGACTCTGAGTTTGTTGTGCAATTCTGGGGTGTACGCGGTAGCATTCCTTGCCCTGGAAATGAAACAGTTCGTTATGGCGGAAATACTTCCTGTGTAGAAATGCGCGTGGGTGGTAAACGCCTGATCTTTGATGGTGGTACAGGGTTGCGGGTACTTGGTAGAAGTATTGAGCAACAGCAGCCTTTAGAAGCATATATGTTTTTTACCCACTATCACTGGGATCATATCCAGGGAGTGCCGTTTTTTAGTCCTGCCTTTATTCCAGGGAATTTATTACATATTCATGGATTATTGCCACCAGGAATAGAATCAATGCAACAGCATTTTTGGGATAACGTCTTACATATAGACTCGTTGATTCCAGAACCGCAGATTAAGGCTGACCTCAAGTTCTATGAATTGACTTATGGAGATATTTTTAATATCGACGATATTACTATTGAAACTGCTGCACTTAATCATCCCAATGGAGCAATTGGATATCGGGTAACTTGGCAAGGTCATAGTGTTTTTTATTGTACAGATACAGAACATTTGCCCGATCGCATGGATGAAAATGTGCTGTATTTGGCACGTGAGGCTGATGTGCTGATTTATGATTCGATGTACACAGATGATGAATATCAAAACCCTAAGTCACCTAAAGTAGGCTGGGGTCACTCTACTTGGCAGCAAGCATTGAAAATAGCTGAGGTTGCTAATGTGAAGCAGCCTGTAATTTTCCACCATGAGCCTAACCATAATGATGAGTTTATGGATAAGTTGCAATCAGAAGTTTTAGCTGTCTGTCCAACCGCAGTATTAGCTCGTGAGGGGTTAATTCTTAAAGTTGTTTGA
- a CDS encoding cytochrome P450, whose product MAINPDAMSTTGCAYASKSLPPGSFGLPLIGETISFLRDPDFVTKRRKQYGSIFKTHIIGRPTVIMSGAEANRFILSSDMHRFSWREGWPNTFKELLGGSLFVQEGAEHQRNRKLLMPAFHGKALSNYVGTMERLTINYLEKWEQLGTFTWFSEFKQLTFEIASALLIGSEPGAQTAYLSELFHYLTNGLLAIPLRWRWTSYGKALQARDQILAHIEQAVRHRQQQPAQDALGLLVQSRDEDGNSLSMEELKAQALLMLFAGHETTTSMLTSLCMALAQHPEVLAKARSEQQQLATNEELTLEQVRQMTYLEQVLKEVERMYPPVGGGFRGVVEEFEFQGYYVPKGWQVLYRITDTHLDSGIYTKPDCFDPERFSPSRAEHKKQDFILVGFGGGSRNCLGVAFAQLEMKIVAAHLIRNYTWELLPKQNLTLDAVPTLHPVDGLKVKFQRLSISN is encoded by the coding sequence ATGGCTATAAATCCTGATGCGATGTCTACGACGGGCTGCGCCTACGCATCAAAGTCTTTACCTCCTGGTAGCTTTGGTTTACCTTTAATTGGCGAAACAATTAGCTTTTTGCGCGATCCAGATTTTGTCACTAAACGCCGAAAGCAATACGGGTCAATTTTTAAGACTCACATTATCGGTCGTCCCACAGTGATTATGAGCGGTGCTGAGGCTAATCGCTTTATTTTATCTAGCGATATGCACCGCTTTTCTTGGCGTGAAGGATGGCCCAATACCTTCAAAGAACTATTGGGAGGATCGCTATTTGTTCAAGAAGGTGCTGAACATCAAAGAAATCGCAAATTATTAATGCCAGCTTTTCATGGCAAGGCTTTAAGTAATTATGTAGGCACGATGGAGCGCCTTACTATTAATTATTTAGAAAAGTGGGAGCAATTAGGAACATTTACTTGGTTTAGTGAATTTAAACAATTAACATTTGAAATTGCTAGTGCATTGCTAATTGGCAGTGAACCAGGAGCGCAGACAGCTTACCTCAGTGAGTTATTTCACTATTTGACAAATGGCTTACTTGCTATACCCCTGCGGTGGCGTTGGACAAGCTATGGTAAGGCGCTGCAAGCACGAGATCAGATACTGGCACATATTGAGCAAGCAGTGCGACATCGACAACAACAGCCTGCACAAGATGCTTTGGGGCTGCTAGTTCAAAGTCGTGACGAAGACGGAAACAGTTTGAGTATGGAAGAACTAAAAGCGCAGGCTTTACTCATGCTGTTTGCAGGTCACGAAACTACTACATCTATGCTGACTTCGCTGTGTATGGCTTTAGCACAACACCCAGAGGTGTTAGCCAAAGCACGTAGCGAACAACAGCAGTTAGCAACAAATGAGGAATTGACTCTAGAACAAGTTAGACAAATGACTTATCTGGAGCAGGTGCTAAAGGAAGTAGAACGAATGTATCCTCCAGTTGGTGGTGGTTTTCGTGGTGTCGTCGAAGAATTTGAATTTCAAGGTTACTATGTCCCTAAAGGCTGGCAGGTTTTGTATCGTATAACCGATACCCATTTAGATAGCGGTATATACACAAAGCCAGATTGTTTTGATCCAGAACGTTTTAGTCCAAGTCGAGCGGAACATAAAAAACAAGATTTTATCTTAGTTGGTTTTGGGGGCGGTTCCCGTAATTGTTTAGGGGTAGCTTTCGCGCAGTTGGAAATGAAGATTGTGGCGGCACATTTAATACGAAATTACACTTGGGAACTGCTGCCAAAACAAAATTTAACTCTTGATGCTGTACCAACACTGCACCCAGTTGATGGGTTAAAAGTTAAGTTTCAGCGTTTATCAATTAGCAATTAA
- a CDS encoding serine/threonine-protein kinase, with amino-acid sequence MNFPETNLSKFHCDVLQQTQLGKLCGKNELFRDRYEILRMLGRGGFGVTFVAKDVYLPGQSLCVIKLLYPKVEDLATRGIARQRFEREARMLAKLGSHSQIPMLLDYFVIEGEFYLVQEYIHGPTLARLVRRYGVQSETQVREFLWEMLHVLDYIHRNQVIHRDIKPQNIIKCQDDGRLVLIDFGAVKEEIAQLSEIGDKTPATHFIGTLGFAPPEQFSLSTVYASDIYALGVTCIYLLTRKAPLNLQCDRATGEIYWQHQAQVSYYFGRIIDKMVKISLEDRYQAAREILRELVITSNQEDLAEYLTLQPRMEDDSLDDDEVAQYLPPATRTAIAIREWKARKDAKQQHQNLNHQILSDDF; translated from the coding sequence ATGAATTTCCCCGAAACCAACCTGTCTAAATTTCACTGCGATGTCTTACAGCAAACTCAATTAGGTAAGCTGTGCGGTAAAAATGAGTTATTTCGCGATCGCTATGAAATCCTACGGATGCTAGGTAGAGGTGGTTTTGGCGTTACTTTTGTAGCTAAAGACGTTTATTTGCCTGGTCAATCTCTATGCGTAATTAAACTACTATACCCAAAGGTAGAAGACCTAGCCACAAGAGGAATTGCTCGTCAGCGATTTGAGCGGGAAGCAAGAATGCTGGCTAAATTGGGTAGTCATTCTCAAATTCCCATGCTGCTAGATTATTTCGTGATTGAGGGGGAATTTTATTTAGTTCAAGAATACATACATGGTCCTACCCTGGCTCGGTTAGTCAGACGTTATGGCGTGCAGTCAGAAACACAAGTGAGAGAATTTTTGTGGGAAATGCTGCACGTTTTAGATTACATCCACCGCAATCAAGTAATTCATCGTGATATTAAACCTCAGAACATTATCAAGTGTCAGGATGATGGCAGGCTAGTACTAATTGATTTTGGTGCTGTCAAAGAAGAAATTGCCCAGCTTAGTGAAATAGGAGATAAAACACCAGCAACTCATTTTATCGGGACTCTAGGGTTTGCACCGCCAGAACAATTTTCACTTTCTACAGTTTACGCCAGCGATATTTATGCTTTGGGGGTTACTTGTATTTATTTGTTAACCCGTAAAGCCCCACTTAATTTGCAGTGCGATCGCGCTACAGGCGAAATTTATTGGCAACACCAAGCACAAGTTAGCTACTATTTTGGGCGAATCATCGACAAAATGGTAAAAATTTCTTTAGAAGATCGCTATCAAGCCGCTAGAGAGATTTTAAGAGAGTTAGTTATCACGTCAAACCAAGAAGATTTAGCTGAATATCTCACTCTTCAGCCTCGAATGGAAGATGATTCACTTGATGACGACGAAGTAGCACAATATTTACCTCCTGCAACTCGCACTGCGATCGCGATTCGAGAATGGAAAGCCCGTAAAGATGCTAAACAGCAGCATCAAAACTTGAACCATCAGATTTTATCTGACGACTTTTAG